One Pichia kudriavzevii chromosome 3, complete sequence genomic window carries:
- a CDS encoding uncharacterized protein (PKUD0C09510; similar to Saccharomyces cerevisiae YPR060C (ARO7); ancestral locus Anc_3.349), protein MNFMKPSSVYNLSNIRENLIRMEDTIIFNLIERSDFPTMPSIYEENSPNINIPNFEGSFLDWLFQQKECIESQVRRYQSPDEYPFYPHVIKDSFLPPIQYPKLLASYFREVNINDEIKKIYIEKMIPRIAKEGEDVENFGSAASVDIIALRSISRRIHFGMFVAEAKFQADRELYTKLIKERDIEGIMENITNSAVEEKILQRLLIKAKTYGTDPTVNEGSSKVDPEAVVGIYKDWVIPLTKKVEVNYLLRRLEDDL, encoded by the coding sequence ATGAACTTCATGAAACCCTCCAGTGTCTACAATTTATCCAACATTCGTGAGAATTTGATCCGGATGGAGGATACGATTATTTTCAACCTTATTGAACGTTCTGATTTCCCAACCATGCCATCCATCTACGAGGAAAATTCACCAAATATCAACATTCCTAATTTTGAAGGCTCCTTTCTGGATTGGCTATTTCAGCAGAAGGAGTGCATTGAGTCACAAGTTAGAAGGTATCAAAGTCCCGATGAATATCCATTCTACCCACACGTTATCAAGGACTCATTTTTACCGCCAATTCAATACCCAAAATTACTTGCTAGTTATTTCAGGGAAGTCAATATTAACGAcgaaatcaagaaaatttacattgagaaaatgatcCCACGGATCGCTaaagaaggtgaagatgtGGAGAATTTTGGGTCTGCAGCTTCTGTGGATATCATAGCCTTAAGAAGCATAAGTCGCAGGATCCATTTTGGTATGTTTGTTGCCGAGGCGAAATTCCAGGCGGATAGAGAGCTCTACACGAAGTTGATCAAGGAGAGAGACATTGAAGGTATAATGGAAAATATCACCAACTCAGCAGTTGAGGAAAAGATTCTGCAGCGTCTATTGATCAAAGCTAAGACCTATGGTACTGACCCAACAGTCAACGAAGGTTCAAGCAAGGTTGACCCGGAGGCGGTTGTTGGGATATACAAAGACTGGGTCATTCCACTGACAAAGAAGGTTGAAGTCAACTATCTTCTTAGAAGACTCGAAGATGATCTTTAG
- a CDS encoding uncharacterized protein (PKUD0C09500; similar to Saccharomyces cerevisiae YPR058W (YMC1) and YBR104W (YMC2); ancestral locus Anc_3.348): protein MSDSEIALTLDEPAHPSKNQAAKDILAGTIGGIAQVLVGQPFDTTKVRLQSSSNPNATPMDVIRTLLKNEGPMAFYKGTLLPLVGIGACVSIQFSINEYMKRVFNYVNDGPGKMTNTQFFLSGAGAGFANGFLAGPIEHVRIRLQIQTGAAGERYYRGPVDVLKHLNEVGGLRAIYRGFGPTLFREAYGMGIYFMTFESLVQRTMRKHHIARNQVESWKLCLFGALSGYAMWFTSYPVDIVKSKLQTDKLGAWKYRGSADVIRDTYAKQGIKGFFVGFSPTILRAAPANAATFLAFEWTMRLLNRE from the coding sequence ATGTCTGATTCAGAAATTGCACTTACTTTGGACGAGCCTGCTCATCCATCGAAAAACCAAGCGGCAAAGGATATTTTGGCAGGCACTATTGGTGGTATCGCACAAGTTCTCGTTGGTCAGCCGTTCGATACTACAAAAGTCCGTTTACAATCGTCATCTAATCCCAATGCAACGCCAATGGATGTAATTAGAactttattgaagaatgagGGACCTATGGCATTCTATAAAGGTACACTATTGCCGTTGGTCGGTATTGGTGCTTGTGTTTCAATCCAGTTCAGTATTAATGAATATATGAAGCGGGTCTTTAATTACGTTAATGACGGTCCTGGCAAAATGACAAACACCCAGTTCTTTCTCTCTGGAGCGGGAGCTGGGTTTGCCAATGGTTTTCTTGCTGGTCCAATTGAACATGTGAGAATCAGAttgcaaattcaaactGGGGCTGCCGGAGAGAGATACTATAGGGGTCCAGTTGATGTTTTGAAGCATTTGAATGAAGTAGGTGGATTGAGAGCTATATATAGGGGGTTTGGACCAACCTTATTCCGTGAAGCATATGGAATGGGTATCTACTTTATGACTTTCGAATCCTTGGTTCAAAGAACAATGAGAAAACATCATATTGCACGTAATCAAGTTGAGTCATGGAAATTATGTCTCTTTGGGGCATTATCCGGTTATGCAATGTGGTTTACGTCTTACCCGGTGGATATTGTTAAAAGTAAGTTACAAACAGATAAATTAGGCGCTTGGAAATACAGGGGCAGTGCTGATGTTATTAGAGACACCTATGCAAAACAAGGTATAAAGGGGTTCTTTGTCGGGTTTTCTCCTACTATCCTCAGAGCTGCGCCGGCGAATGCTGCTACTTTCTTGGCTTTTGAATGGACAATGAGATTGCTCAATAGAGAGTAG
- a CDS encoding uncharacterized protein (PKUD0C09530; similar to Saccharomyces cerevisiae YMR241W (YHM2); ancestral locus Anc_8.784) — protein sequence MSEKIEKKPITISNLLLGAGLNLVEVSTLGQPLEVTKTTMAANRDFGILKAARYIWNRGGLLGFYQGLIPWAWVEASTKGAVLLAVMTEGEYRFRVLGASPFVAGIGGGMLGGLSQAYLTMGFCTCMKTVEITRKKEAGSGPQKSTFTVFKEIYQKEGIRGINKGVNAVAMRQCTNWGSRFGLARLAEDVIKKLTNKSKDEKLNAFEKIASSVIGGSLSAWNQPFEVARVEMQSRVDDPNRPKNLNVFTTLKYVYKTHGFKGLYKGVTPRIGLGVWQTIFMVSLGDYAKAYIAGLSGNKPPKALK from the coding sequence ATGTCTGAGAAGATAGAAAAAAAGCCAATCACTATTTCTAACCTCCTCCTTGGAGCAGGTCTCAATCTCGTGGAGGTTTCCACTTTAGGTCAACCACTGGAAGTCACCAAAACTACTATGGCTGCAAATAGAGATTTTGGGATTCTCAAGGCAGCCAGATATATCTGGAACAGAGGTGGTCTTTTAGGGTTTTACCAAGGTCTAATTCCATGGGCGTGGGTTGAAGCTTCCACTAAGGGTGCTGTTCTTTTGGCCGTCATGACAGAAGGTGAGTACAGATTCAGAGTTTTAGGTGCATCGCCGTTTGTTGCGGGTATTGGAGGTGGTATGTTGGGTGGATTATCTCAGGCATATCTAACTATGGGGTTTTGTACCTGTATGAAGACCGTTGAGATTACCAGAAAGAAGGAAGCAGGTTCCGGTCCGCAGAAGTCTACATTTACGGTTTTTAAGGAGATTTACCAAAAGGAAGGTATCAGAGGTATCAATAAGGGTGTCAATGCAGTTGCCATGAGACAATGTACCAACTGGGGTTCGAGATTTGGTCTAGCTAGACTAGCCGAAGATGTTATTAAGAAATTGACTAACAAATCAAaggatgaaaaattgaatgcGTTTGAGAAGATTGCATCGTCAGTTATTGGTGGTAGTTTGAGTGCATGGAACCAGCCATTTGAAGTTGCCCGTGTTGAAATGCAATCGAGAGTTGACGATCCAAACAGACCAAAGaatttgaatgttttcACCACTCTCAAATATGTCTACAAAACCCATGGTTTCAAGGGACTATATAAAGGTGTTACACCAAGAATTGGTCTAGGTGTCTGGCAAACCATCTTTATGGTCTCATTGGGTGACTACGCCAAGGCTTACATTGCAGGGTTAAGCGGAAACAAGCCTCCAAAGGCCCTCAAATAG
- a CDS encoding uncharacterized protein (PKUD0C09540; similar to Saccharomyces cerevisiae YOR307C (SLY41); ancestral locus Anc_8.785), whose amino-acid sequence MDSYSSKSYSPSHLSDTFLGESSKGYSRLSHIYSLFNFKLIALCIVWYLTSVLSSASTKLILRDFKYPVSLTEIQFVINAFLCLLLLLSIRFTKTLLHHDIHRSFPNGTFPPSLITPNYSITKNFLTPTFLVLKTTVPMGMFQFLGQIASHNSTSIIPVSLVHTIKALSPLTTVLIYRFLFGKHFPLRTYITLLPLMLGVMLSCTRNDKLQLSNDLFWRGSLFAFLSMLIFVSQNIFAKKILTWDSNDDKKNHTLNDNACDYFSSKDQQEERDDDRRAKAFLDRFNWKITRSESAASTPILPISIASNSPPSFNYKQNSPFSLSNPSLTDLVLQNEKYHVDNQENKKLDKLSVLFYCSIVGFVLTLPFYLVSEFNNPIISLYEITPNVLHNILLYGVSHFIQSLTAFQILGMVSPVNYSIANILKRIIIICCSIIIEGVELGLMQRLGLILTFIGLYCYDKWGVQRNR is encoded by the coding sequence ATGGACTCGTACTCCTCAAAATCATATAGCCCGTCTCATTTATCCGATACATTCCTGGGTGAATCATCAAAAGGGTATTCTAGACTCTCACATATATACAGCCTCTTTAACTTCAAGTTGATAGCTCTATGTATCGTGTGGTATCTAACCTCCGTACTGTCCTCAGCTTCTACAAAACTCATCCTCAGAGATTTCAAATACCCTGTATCATTGACTGAAATCCAGTTTGTTATTAACGCTTTCCTGTGTTTACTGCTGTTGCTCTCCATTAGATTCACAAAGACACTCCTACATCATGATATCCACAGATCCTTCCCTAATGGCACTTTCCCGCCTTCTTTGATCACTCCAAATTATTCAATCACTAAGAATTTCTTGACCCCTACTTTCTTGGTACTGAAAACTACAGTACCCATGGGGATGTTCCAATTCTTAGGACAAATAGCTTCTCAtaattcaacttcaattaTCCCAGTCTCCTTGGTCCACACCATAAAGGCATTGTCCCCCCTGACAACGGTCTTGATCTATAGATTTCTTTTTGGGAAACATTTCCCTTTAAGAACTTATATCACATTGTTACCTCTAATGTTGGGTGTTATGTTGTCTTGTACTAGAAATGATAAACTGCAATTGTCAAATGATTTGTTTTGGAGAGGTTCTCTATTTGCATTTTTATCGATGTTGATCTTTGTATCCCAGAATATCTTTGCCAAAAAAATCTTAACCTGGGattcaaatgatgataaaaaaaaccataCATTAAATGATAATGCTTGCGactatttttcaagtaaagatcaacaagaagaaagagatgATGATCGACGTGCAAAGGCATTTCTCGATAGGTTCAACTGGAAAATTACCCGCTCAGAATCTGCCGCTTCAACACCCATCTTACCAATCTCAATAGCTTCAAATTCACCACCTAGCTTTAATTATAAACAGAATTCGCCCTTTTCTCTCTCAAACCCATCTTTGACTGACCTAGTacttcaaaatgaaaaataccACGTAGACAACcaggaaaataaaaaattggaTAAACTCTCCGTCTTGTTCTATTGCTCCATCGTTGGATTTGTTTTGACCCTCCCATTCTACTTGGTTTCAGAATTCAACAATCCGATAATATCTTTGTATGAAATTACCCCCAATGTCTTGCACAACATCCTTTTATACGGAGTTTCCCATTTTATCCAGTCTCTGACAGCATTCCAGATCTTGGGAATGGTGTCTCCCGTCAACTACTCAATTGCAAATATCCTCAAGAGGATCATCATTATTTGCTGCAGTATCATAATTGAGGGTGTCGAATTGGGCCTGATGCAAAGGTTGGGGCTAATTTTAACTTTTATTGGTTTGTACTGCTACGATAAATGGGGGGTCCAAAGAAATCGGTGA
- a CDS encoding uncharacterized protein (PKUD0C09520; similar to Saccharomyces cerevisiae YPR061C (JID1); ancestral locus Anc_3.350), with translation MTMLHVRLTAKSRFLVLRRFYASHLDQETQKIIDSYPTSPHATPYEILNISNKDAVTDKELKRAFFKLAKIYHPDVNRSKEEDDSSISKKDERFKKILAAYHLLKNPVTRANYDKYNIGWNDSSSLRTSPNFYSPNSPEYARYARRNSAYSGFTSYETGTWEDRYRYGYDRAYGFKGTSDEGWNTSETGTFKDEFTKNRKTIFLSIFFTAFVYTSLQLSHLYLYDDLIGENYPSNLVVDVHEKSEDDLFHAYTNYGLGDTKQDRINRFLWWRQMTMTFSLRDIKEVLDHFYKRGIIDADDEQAKLREFKK, from the coding sequence ATGACCATGTTGCACGTCCGATTAACTGCTAAGTCCCGTTTTTTAGTACTTAGAAGATTCTATGCATCACATCTTGACCAAGAAACTCAGAAAATCATCGATTCATACCCCACTTCTCCGCATGCAACTCCATATGAGATCTTAAATATATCCAACAAAGATGCAGTCACCGATAAGGAACTAAAGAGGGCATTTTTTAAACTAGCTAAGATATACCATCCAGATGTCAATAGATCAaaggaggaagatgatAGCTCCATATCCAAGAAGGATGAACGTTTCAAGAAGATACTTGCAGCTTATcatttattaaaaaatcCAGTGACAAGGGCCAACTATGATAAATATAACATTGGCTGGAAtgattcttcatctttgaGAACATCTCCTAATTTCTATTCACCAAACAGTCCCGAATATGCTAGATACGCCAGAAGAAATTCTGCATATTCAGGATTTACTAGTTACGAAACAGGAACATGGGAAGATAGGTACAGATACGGTTATGATCGTGCTTATGGGTTCAAAGGTACGTCCGATGAAGGATGGAATACTTCAGAGACTGGAACTTTTAAGGATGAGTTTACCAAAAACAGGAAAACCATATTCTTAAGTATCTTTTTCACTGCATTTGTTTACACATCCCTACAACTATCACATCTCTACCTCTATGATGATTTAATTGGTGAGAATTATCCAAGCaatcttgttgttgatgtcCACGAAAAAAGTGAGGATGACTTGTTTCATGCCTACACAAATTATGGTTTGGGTGATACCAAACAAGACCGTATAAATCGGTTCTTGTGGTGGAGACAAATGACTATGACATTTTCCCTAAGGGACATCAAAGAAGTACTGGATCATTTTTACAAAAGAGGAATTATCGATGCCGATGATGAACAAGCTAAGCTACGTGagttcaaaaaataa
- a CDS encoding uncharacterized protein (PKUD0C09480; similar to Saccharomyces cerevisiae YPR054W (SMK1); ancestral locus Anc_3.338), which translates to MSEVFNKECDVRKLENGNTALKAPKCSGNLGKANKLYKCKSKDTVRDARTIYEQANFLIDSRYKMQQILGKGSYGTVCSAVDTKNKDKHMLAIKKVCNIFNKDILMKRALRELKLMDFFKGHKNIVGLVDLDVVYLKPYDGLYCFQELIDYDLAKVIHSSVQFSQFHIKSFFYQICCGVKYLHSADVIHRDLKPGNILVTSQGCLKICDFGLARGINEKFMRQSYKSGNITNYVATRWYRAPELILTRKTYGKSVDIWAIGCIFAELYGRRPIFIGDDQLQQINEICKVIGSPLREVVLQYGSTIACELFSEQKPKYPKKSWRDIYPHVSVEAQLLLDKMLCWDISDRYTIQQILDDTYLKDIRNLDEEPSREESFDFSFEWKARTINDMKLLLHEEVETFKQRKKMVVPKYYGS; encoded by the coding sequence ATGAGTGAAGTATTCAATAAAGAATGCGATGTACGAAAACTTGAGAATGGAAATACAGCTTTGAAAGCACCCAAATGCAGTGGCAATTTGGGTAAAGCAAACAAACTTTATAAATGTAAGTCTAAAGATACTGTAAGAGATGCTCGGACAATTTATGAACAGgccaattttttgattgattctCGATACAAGATGCAACAAATTTTAGGCAAGGGATCATACGGAACAGTTTGCTCTGCAGTTGatacaaaaaacaaagataaGCACATGCTTGCCATCAAAAAAGTTTGTAATATATTTAATAAAGACATTTTAATGAAACGAGCCCTAAGGGAGCTAAAACTAATGGATTTTTTTAAGGGGCATAAAAACATAGTTGGCTTAGTCGATTTGGATGTTGTCTACCTTAAGCCCTATGACGGGCTTTACTGCTTCCAAGAGCTAATTGATTACGATTTAGCCAAGGTAATACACAGTTCAGTTCAGTTTTCCCAGTTCCATATCAAATCCTTTTTTTACCAAATTTGTTGTGGTGTCAAATACTTGCATTCTGCGGACGTCATTCATCGTGACCTAAAGCCGGGGAACATATTGGTAACATCTCAAGGATGCTTAAAAATATGTGACTTTGGTTTAGCCAGAGGGATTAATGAGAAATTCATGAGACAATCTTATAAATCTGGTAACATCACCAATTATGTTGCAACTAGATGGTATAGAGCACCCGAGCTAATTTtgacaagaaaaacttatGGTAAATCTGTTGATATTTGGGCAATTGGTTGTATATTTGCTGAGTTATATGGCAGAAGACCCATATTTATAGGAGATGATCAACTACAGcaaatcaatgaaatttgcaaagttATTGGATCACCTCTGAGAGAAGttgttcttcaatatgGAAGCACAATTGCTTGTGAGTTATTCTCGGAACAAAAGCCAAAATACCCGAAGAAAAGCTGGCGGGATATATACCCACACGTGTCAGTGGAAGCTCAGTTGTTACTAGATAAAATGCTATGTTGGGATATTAGCGATAGATATACGATTCAACAAATATTAGATGATACTTATTTAAAGGATATCAGAAACTTGGATGAAGAACCTTCCAGGGAAGAAAGCTTTgacttttcttttgagtGGAAGGCAAGAACTATAAACGACATGAAGCTACTCCTTcatgaagaagttgaaactTTTAAGCAACGAAAGAAAATGGTAGTGCCCAAATACTATGGTTCttga
- a CDS encoding uncharacterized protein (PKUD0C09490; similar to Saccharomyces cerevisiae YBR105C (VID24); ancestral locus Anc_3.353) codes for MRLYTDITSIISTDRAYSKGDGNPTLTKGVYIQANSLTPEMNFTRSKNIPDGTKLHSDYIPMNRFLSIPYTKTSFRRRATDVLKPGARFRGFQTSGTREYSVEVMLLEVDLPNSYMSGTLTIHNLTPVNSIITTFFTAEIIGPRHTFITNHDSWGSSIKNDIQHWARFPSWRSLDVDLLKDYKNREWYQTKAFCQNHLYMRWKEHYLYPNPDQTEVKGASFAGFYFISFDREAESFTGIYYYKTTDRFQQLHLSFVPDHGVFRSYEYC; via the coding sequence ATGCGGCTTTACACAGATATAACTTCTATTATCTCTACTGACAGGGCTTATTCGAAGGGAGATGGGAACCCCACACTTACAAAAGGGGTCTACATTCAGGCTAATAGCTTGACCCCGGAGATGAATTTCACCAGAAGTAAGAATATTCCAGACGGCACGAAGCTGCATTCAGATTACATTCCAATGAATAGGTTCCTTTCCATTCCATATACGAAAACTTCGTTCCGAAGAAGGGCAACCGACGTTTTGAAACCGGGGGCTCGATTCAGAGGATTCCAAACCTCGGGGACACGGGAGTATAGTGTCGAGGTTATGTTATTGGAAGTGGACCTACCGAACTCCTACATGTCTGGGACACTCACCATTCATAATTTGACACCGGTGAATAGCATCATCACAACTTTTTTCACTGCAGAAATAATTGGACCACGACATACTTTTATTACAAACCACGATTCTTGGGGATCCAGTATTAAGAATGACATACAGCATTGGGCCCGATTCCCCAGCTGGAGGAGCCTGGATGTGGATCTTCTAAAAGATTATAAGAATAGGGAATGGTACCAAACAAAAGCATTTTGTCAAAATCATCTCTACATGAGATGGAAGGAACACTATTTATACCCGAATCCCGATCAGACTGAAGTAAAGGGTGCTTCATTTGCCggattttattttatttcttttgacCGTGAAGCGGAGTCATTCACTGGAATATATTACTATAAAACTACCGATCGTTTCCAACAGTTGCATTTATCTTTTGTTCCTGACCATGGTGTATTTAGAAGTTATGAATATTGTTAA
- a CDS encoding uncharacterized protein (PKUD0C09560; Pfam Domains: FA_desaturase(2.7e-23)): MSSTTTKSKVTPNLTAKDLNGNTFKAPDYTIGDIIKCIPKECFERPLLKSLSFVARDIACLFAFGYLAQTFIPQIPSKELRFAAWTTYTIVQSFPMVGLWILAHECGHQAFSQYGWINDFVGWILHSYCGNPYFSWKFSHKKHHQHTGHIDKDMVFIPPRANEWKMFRGIKKFSECAADTPLYTIGVLLVQQIVGFQTYLLIDATGQPHPELMDKWYGRLWTSHFNPMAPIFDKGDGKFILISDLGLGIVGYAVYQWIQHFGWFHCFVHWFIPYMLVNHWIVFLTYLQHTDVTLPHYEDSEWNFARGAAATIDREFGFVGWFFFHDIIETHVCHHYVSRIPFYNARKATKAIKELVGDNYAYSDENMFVTLWKSLRSCEFVEGDNGILMYRNHNGYGIPPRDD, encoded by the coding sequence ATGTCttccaccaccaccaaatCAAAGGTCACTCCAAACCTGACTGCAAAGGACCTCAATGGTAACACTTTCAAAGCTCCAGATTACACCATTGGAGATATCATCAAATGCATTCCTAAGGAGTGCTTTGAACGTCcacttttgaaatctttgtCTTTTGTTGCTCGTGATATCGCTTGTTTGTTTGCATTTGGGTATTTGGCACAAACTTTTATTCCACAAATTCCCTCCAAAGAATTGAGATTTGCAGCATGGACAACATATACCATTGTCCAGTCTTTCCCAATGGTGGGTCTTTGGATCCTTGCTCATGAATGTGGTCACCAGGCATTCTCCCAATACGGTTGGATCAATGACTTTGTTGGTTGGATCTTACACTCTTATTGTGGTAATCCTTACTTCTCGTGGAAATTCTCCCACAAAAAGCACCACCAACATACGGGCCACATTGATAAAGATATGGTTTTCATTCCTCCAAGGGCAAACGAATGGAAGATGTTCAGGGGTATCAAGAAGTTCTCCGAATGTGCAGCAGACACCCCACTCTACACAATCGGTGTCTTGTTAGTCCAACAGATTGTTGGTTTCCAAACATACCTTCTCATTGATGCCACAGGTCAACCACACCCAGAATTAATGGATAAATGGTACGGCAGATTATGGACTTCCCACTTCAACCCTATGGCACCTATTTTCGACAAGGGAGATGGTAAGTTCATCCTCATCTCGGACTTGGGATTAGGCATTGTTGGTTATGCCGTTTATCAGTGGATCCAGCATTTTGGTTGGTTCCATTGTTTTGTTCACTGGTTCATTCCTTACATGCTAGTCAACCATTGGATTGTCTTCCTGACCTACTTGCAACATACTGATGTCACCTTACCTCACTATGAAGATAGCGAGTGGAATTTTGCCAGAGGTGCAGCAGCTACCATTGACCGTGAATTTGGATTCGTTGGttggttcttcttccatGATATCATTGAGACACATGTTTGCCATCACTATGTTTCCCGGATCCCCTTTTACAACGCTAGAAAGGCAACTAAGGCGATCAAAGAGCTTGTCGGTGACAATTACGCCTACTCAGATGAAAACATGTTCGTCACTTTGTGGAAATCCTTGAGAAGTTGTGAGTTTGTCGAAGGTGATAATGGTATCCTCATGTACAGAAACCACAACGGCTACGGTATTCCACCTAGAGATGACTAA
- a CDS encoding uncharacterized protein (PKUD0C09550; Pfam Domains: FA_desaturase(6.1e-24)) — translation MSTTVTADRSVTKNLFAKDTLGNDFKAPDYSIKDVLSAIPKKCYKRSVPTSFFYVFRDIACILTFGFIATNTIPLIGNQYLRGVAWLAYGILQSLPYTGIWVMAHECGHQAFSDYGWLNDTVGWVLHSYLLVPYFSWKYSHGKHHKATGHLTRDMVFVPPTVEQFKERRNVISLSELAADTPISTFKELLIQQLGGWVWYLLTDVTGQPHPQYKTFLSQFKASHFNPKSPIFEKRDYWFVVLSDIGMLTQFYVLYEWYQHFGAFNVLVHWFIPYIFTNHWLVFITFLQHSDVSLPHYEDKEWNFARGAAATIDREFGFVGSFFFHDIIETHVLHHYVSRIPFYNAREGTKAIKEVMGEHYVHSDENMWLTLWKSGRYCQFVEGDGIKMFRNVNGLGVPPTSK, via the coding sequence ATGTCCACTACAGTCACTGCAGATAGATCAGTAACCAAGAACTTGTTCGCTAAGGACACCTTGGGTAACGACTTCAAGGCTCCAGATTATTCCATCAAAGATGTCCTTAGTGCCATCCCAAAGAAATGTTATAAGAGGTCAGTTCCAACATCTTtcttttatgttttcaGAGACATTGCTTGTATCCTGACATTTGGCTTCATTGCCACCAATACCATCCCCTTAATTGGCAACCAATATCTAAGAGGTGTCGCTTGGTTAGCTTATGgtattcttcaatctttACCTTATACCGGTATTTGGGTCATGGCTCACGAATGTGGTCATCAGGCTTTCTCCGATTACGGCTGGTTGAATGATACTGTTGGTTGGGTCTTGCATTCTTACCTTTTAGTCCCTTATTTCTCTTGGAAATATTCCCATGGTAAACATCATAAGGCAACCGGTCATTTAACTAGAGATATGGTTTTTGTTCCCCCAACAGTTGAACAATTCAAGGAGAGAAGAAACGTAATCTCTTTATCCGAATTGGCTGCTGATACTCCAATCTCtactttcaaagaattgttgattCAACAACTAGGCGGTTGGGTTTGGTACTTGTTAACCGATGTCACCGGCCAACCTCATCCACAATATAAGACCTTCCTCTCCCAATTCAAAGCTTCCCATTTCAACCCAAAATCTCCAATCTTTGAGAAGAGAGATTACTGGTTTGTCGTGCTCTCTGATATTGGTATGTTAACCCAATTTTACGTTCTATATGAATGGTACCAACATTTCGGCGCCTTCAATGTCTTGGTTCACTGGTTCATTCCTTATATCTTTACCAACCATTGGTTGGTGTTTATCACTTTTCTACAACACTCTGACGTCTCCTTACCTCATTACGAAGATAAAGAATGGAACTTTGCGAGAGGTGCTGCTGCAACTATCGACCGTGAATTTGGTTTCGTCGgctccttctttttccacGATATCATTGAAACTCACGTTCTTCACCATTATGTCTCCCGTATCCCCTTCTATAATGCCCGTGAAGGTACCAAGGCAATCAAAGAAGTCATGGGTGAACATTATGTCCATTCTGATGAAAACATGTGGCTCACTCTTTGGAAGTCAGGCAGATACTGCCAGTTTGTTGAAGGTGACGGTATCAAGATGTTTAGAAACGTCAACGGACTCGGTGTTCCACCTACTTCTAAATGA